One segment of Pan paniscus chromosome 20, NHGRI_mPanPan1-v2.0_pri, whole genome shotgun sequence DNA contains the following:
- the NMRK2 gene encoding nicotinamide riboside kinase 2 isoform X2 has protein sequence MTNGGKTTLTNSLLRALPNCCVIHQDDFFKPQDQIAVGEDGFKQWDVLESLDMEAMLDTVQAWLSSPQKFARAHGVSVQPEASDTHILLLEGFLLYSYKPLVDLYSRRYFLTVPYEECKWRRSTRNYTVPDPPGLFDGHVWPMYQKYRQEMEANGVEVVYLDGMKSREQLSREVLEDIQNSLLNRSQESAPSPARPAGPQGPGRGCGHRTARPAASQQDSM, from the exons ATGACTAACGGCGGCAAGACCACGCTGACCAACAGCCTGCTCAGAGCCCTGCCCAACTGCTGCGTGATCCATCAGGATGACTTCTTCAAG CCCCAAGACCAAATAGCAGTTGGGGAAGACGGCTTCAAACAGTGGGACG TGCTGGAGTCCCTGGACATGGAGGCCATGCTGGACACCGTGCAGGCCTGGCTGAGCAGCCCGCAGAAGTTTGCCCGTGCCCACGGGGTCAGCGTCCAGCCAGAGGCCTCGGACACCCACATTCTCCTCCTGGAAGGCTTCCTGCTCTACAGCTACAA GCCCCTGGTGGACTTGTACAGCCGCCGGTACTTCCTGACTGTCCCGTATGAAGAGTGCAAGTGGAGGAGAAG TACCCGCAACTACACAGTCCCTGATCCCCCCGGCCTCTTCGATGGCCACGTGTGGCCCATGTACCAGAAGTATAGGCAGGAGATGGAGGCCAACGGTGTGGAAGTGG TCTACCTGGACGGCATGAAGTCCCGAGAGCAGCTCTCCCGTGAAGTCCTGGAAGACATTCAGAACTCGCTGCTGAACCGCTCCCAGGAATCAGCCCCCTCCCCGGCTCGCCCAGCCGGGCCACAGGGACCCGGACGCGGATGCGGCCACAGAACGGCCAGGCCTGCGGCGTCCCAGCAGGACAGCATGTGA
- the NMRK2 gene encoding nicotinamide riboside kinase 2 isoform X3 encodes MKLIVGIGGMTNGGKTTLTNSLLRALPNCCVIHQDDFFKPQDQIAVGEDGFKQWDVLESLDMEAMLDTVQAWLSSPQKFARAHGVSVQPEASDTHILLLEGFLLYSYNTRNYTVPDPPGLFDGHVWPMYQKYRQEMEANGVEVVYLDGMKSREQLSREVLEDIQNSLLNRSQESAPSPARPAGPQGPGRGCGHRTARPAASQQDSM; translated from the exons ATGAAGCTCATCGTGGGCATCGGAGG CATGACTAACGGCGGCAAGACCACGCTGACCAACAGCCTGCTCAGAGCCCTGCCCAACTGCTGCGTGATCCATCAGGATGACTTCTTCAAG CCCCAAGACCAAATAGCAGTTGGGGAAGACGGCTTCAAACAGTGGGACG TGCTGGAGTCCCTGGACATGGAGGCCATGCTGGACACCGTGCAGGCCTGGCTGAGCAGCCCGCAGAAGTTTGCCCGTGCCCACGGGGTCAGCGTCCAGCCAGAGGCCTCGGACACCCACATTCTCCTCCTGGAAGGCTTCCTGCTCTACAGCTACAA TACCCGCAACTACACAGTCCCTGATCCCCCCGGCCTCTTCGATGGCCACGTGTGGCCCATGTACCAGAAGTATAGGCAGGAGATGGAGGCCAACGGTGTGGAAGTGG TCTACCTGGACGGCATGAAGTCCCGAGAGCAGCTCTCCCGTGAAGTCCTGGAAGACATTCAGAACTCGCTGCTGAACCGCTCCCAGGAATCAGCCCCCTCCCCGGCTCGCCCAGCCGGGCCACAGGGACCCGGACGCGGATGCGGCCACAGAACGGCCAGGCCTGCGGCGTCCCAGCAGGACAGCATGTGA
- the NMRK2 gene encoding nicotinamide riboside kinase 2 isoform X4 encodes MKLIVGIGGMTNGGKTTLTNSLLRALPNCCVIHQDDFFKPQDQIAVGEDGFKQWDVLESLDMEAMLDTVQAWLSSPQKFARAHGVSVQPEASDTHILLLEGFLLYSYKPLVDLYSRRYFLTVPYEECKWRRSLPGRHEVPRAALP; translated from the exons ATGAAGCTCATCGTGGGCATCGGAGG CATGACTAACGGCGGCAAGACCACGCTGACCAACAGCCTGCTCAGAGCCCTGCCCAACTGCTGCGTGATCCATCAGGATGACTTCTTCAAG CCCCAAGACCAAATAGCAGTTGGGGAAGACGGCTTCAAACAGTGGGACG TGCTGGAGTCCCTGGACATGGAGGCCATGCTGGACACCGTGCAGGCCTGGCTGAGCAGCCCGCAGAAGTTTGCCCGTGCCCACGGGGTCAGCGTCCAGCCAGAGGCCTCGGACACCCACATTCTCCTCCTGGAAGGCTTCCTGCTCTACAGCTACAA GCCCCTGGTGGACTTGTACAGCCGCCGGTACTTCCTGACTGTCCCGTATGAAGAGTGCAAGTGGAGGAGAAG TCTACCTGGACGGCATGAAGTCCCGAGAGCAGCTCTCCCGTGA
- the NMRK2 gene encoding nicotinamide riboside kinase 2 isoform X1, protein MKLIVGIGGMTNGGKTTLTNSLLRALPNCCVIHQDDFFKPQDQIAVGEDGFKQWDVLESLDMEAMLDTVQAWLSSPQKFARAHGVSVQPEASDTHILLLEGFLLYSYKPLVDLYSRRYFLTVPYEECKWRRSTRNYTVPDPPGLFDGHVWPMYQKYRQEMEANGVEVVYLDGMKSREQLSREVLEDIQNSLLNRSQESAPSPARPAGPQGPGRGCGHRTARPAASQQDSM, encoded by the exons ATGAAGCTCATCGTGGGCATCGGAGG CATGACTAACGGCGGCAAGACCACGCTGACCAACAGCCTGCTCAGAGCCCTGCCCAACTGCTGCGTGATCCATCAGGATGACTTCTTCAAG CCCCAAGACCAAATAGCAGTTGGGGAAGACGGCTTCAAACAGTGGGACG TGCTGGAGTCCCTGGACATGGAGGCCATGCTGGACACCGTGCAGGCCTGGCTGAGCAGCCCGCAGAAGTTTGCCCGTGCCCACGGGGTCAGCGTCCAGCCAGAGGCCTCGGACACCCACATTCTCCTCCTGGAAGGCTTCCTGCTCTACAGCTACAA GCCCCTGGTGGACTTGTACAGCCGCCGGTACTTCCTGACTGTCCCGTATGAAGAGTGCAAGTGGAGGAGAAG TACCCGCAACTACACAGTCCCTGATCCCCCCGGCCTCTTCGATGGCCACGTGTGGCCCATGTACCAGAAGTATAGGCAGGAGATGGAGGCCAACGGTGTGGAAGTGG TCTACCTGGACGGCATGAAGTCCCGAGAGCAGCTCTCCCGTGAAGTCCTGGAAGACATTCAGAACTCGCTGCTGAACCGCTCCCAGGAATCAGCCCCCTCCCCGGCTCGCCCAGCCGGGCCACAGGGACCCGGACGCGGATGCGGCCACAGAACGGCCAGGCCTGCGGCGTCCCAGCAGGACAGCATGTGA